In Elaeis guineensis isolate ETL-2024a chromosome 1, EG11, whole genome shotgun sequence, a genomic segment contains:
- the LOC105038332 gene encoding autophagy-related protein 13b — protein sequence MASSPCNSYSEPPIIEQVITEFFAKSLHIILESRSPNVSSRNYCGDHFTSSPSSSSSSSSSSRPRDKWFNLALRDCHFDLWWQSNLEPLVIDVLLVHQSSASSATHLFPGGCLLLNSSGKDRFLMSPRMDELETKSEKIVERWVVQYESLKKSSFGREVWSGTRKSSSASEIPTLYKKIYKRTVVMLRSLYVFVKLLPAYKIFQELNSSGRICPLSLSHRITSFVEPFTRAEDAEMSQFSFVPIDTPCGRLSLTVSYLPALEDQSSEPSTALSAQFIMDYVGSPATEPLKSFQSVPSAGPLPQFVSITRRHSWSNEHGGMPSGSPSPSPTYFDSQATHYNSNVHLPPCHLHDQPPSAASVLHNASVAHKKNASFEDHPSSFPFSPMSSPSTPTHFPAGHLPNTLLCSESAPVSIPLPRHGSNSGLLNQALPPSSPKPEKPGCSPQTNTLGDQIATVSASRTSSPEDKLQTKREPLRLGDLEAGMSLAKALSFGNGEVGCLRGLKCSSPHIPFSRSSSRLSLLGDFDDSEFACPFADDEDRTESCNRVELSEGKDQVSENLESRGLVPVQRSPDAAVGALVQMLKTAPPLQQDLSNSIRSSQVFRGDFRNLRIRHNESMEAEVAKSESPASNSEITASGPSKPRTTADGLEELRIYKEMKELLLKQGGSKSLCDNHKDKPACGGSS from the exons ATGGCTTCGTCTCCATGCAATTCCTACTCTGAACCTCCCATAATTGAGCAAGTGATCACCGAATTCTTTGCCAAGAGCCTTCATATCATACTCGAGTCGAGGTCCCCTAACGTCTCCTCTCGTAATTATTGTGGGGATCATTTTACCTCGtcgccttcctcctcctcctcctcctcctcgagcAGCCGGCCAAGGGATAAGTGGTTCAATTTGGCTTTACGGGACTGTCATTTTGACCTCTGGTGGCAGAGCAATCTTGAACCATTGGTCATTGATGTGCTTTTGGTCCATCAGTCATCGGCCTCCAGTGCAACCCACCTGTTTCCTGGTGGGTGCCTACTTCTGAATTCCTCGGGGAAGGATAGGTTTCTAATGAGTCCAAGAATGGATGAACTTGAAACTAAAAGCGAGAAGATCGTAGAGAGATGGGTTGTGCAGTATGAGAGTCTAAAGAAAAGCAGCTTTGGAAGGGAAGTTTGGTCGGGTACTAGGAAAAGTAGCAGTGCATCTGAAATACCGACTTTGTACAAGAAAATATACAAGAGAACGGTCGTAATGCTTCGGTCCTTATATGTGTTTGTTAAGCTGTTACCTGCTTATAAAATTTTTCAGGAGCTCAATTCTTCTGGCCGAATCTGCCCGCTTAGCCTTTCACACAGAATCACTTCTTTTGTCGAGCCTTTCACTCGGGCAgaggatgctgagatgagccaatTCAGTTTTGTGCCAATTGACACCCCATGTGGCAGGCTGAGTCTGACTGTCTCATACCTCCCAGCATTGGAAGACCAGAGTTCGGAGCCTTCTACAGCATTGTCTGCACAGTTTATAATGGATTATGTTGGTAGTCCGGCAACCGAGCCTCTTAAGAGCTTCCAGTCTGTCCCATCAGCAGGACCACTGCCTCAGTTTGTCTCGATTACTAGGCGACATAGTTGGAGCAATGAACATGGGGGCATGCCTTCAGGATCTCCCTCTCCATCACCTACATACTTTGATTCTCAAGCTACACACTATAATTCCAATGTACATCTCCCTCCTTGTCACCTGCATGATCAGCCTCCTTCTGCAGCATCAGTCCTGCACAATGCTTCAGTAGCTCATAAGAAAAATGCAAGTTTTGAAGATCACCCGTCATCATTTCCATTTTCACCTATGTCTTCCCCTTCTACGCCAACCCATTTTCCTGCTGGCCATTTACCAAATACTCTCTTATGCTCTGAGAGTGCTCCTGTCAGCATTCCTTTGCCTAGGCATGGAAGCAACAGTGGCTTACTTAATCAGGCCCTGCCTCCATCTTCTCCTAAGCCTGAAAAGCCTGGGTGTTCTCCTCAAACTAATACTCTTGGAGATCAAATTGCCACTGTCTCTGCATCTCGGACTTCTTCCCCTGAAGATAAGCTACAAACCAAGAGGGAACCATTAAGGTTGGGGGACCTTGAGGCTGGCATGTCTCTGGCAAAG GCATTATCTTTTGGGAATGGTGAAGTTGGATGTTTACGTGGACTCAAGTGCAGTTCACCACACATCCCATTTTCTAGAAGTTCTAGTAGGTTGTCTCTGCTGGGTGATTTTGATGATTCTGAATTTGCTTGTCCATTTGCTGATGATGAAGATAGAACAGAGTCATGCAACAG GGTGGAACTTTCTGAAGGCAAAGATCAAGTCAGTGAGAATTTGGAATCCAGAGGCCTGGTACCAGTCCAAAGGTCTCCAGATGCTGCCGTAGGTGCACTTGTGCAAATGCTTAAGACTGCACCACCTCTGCAGCAAGATCTTTCCAACTCAATCAGGTCTTCCCAAGTTTTCAGAGGGGACTTTCGGAACCTGAGGATCCGGCATAACGAAAGCATGGAAGCTGAGGTGGCAAAATCTGAAAGCCCTGCTTCAAATTCAGAAATTACAGCTTCAGGGCCATCCAAGCCAAGGACTACGGCTGATGGACTAGAAGAGTTGAGGATTTACAAGGAGATGAAAGAATTGTTACTTAAACAAGGTGGATCTAAATCattgtgtgacaaccataaagACAAGCCTGCATGTGGAGGTTCTTCATAA